Proteins from a genomic interval of Mesobacillus sp. S13:
- a CDS encoding TetR/AcrR family transcriptional regulator — MKEKEKAIIEAAIKLYATKGFASTSIQEIVTESGISKGAFYLYFKSKDALLIAILEYYFDYIEKKLEAYEKEQLPPREKFAFQLTALFTTMLEHKEFIIMQSREQAIPLNEEVKELMIRKYYEAQMYYQNSLRAIYGKKAEPHLWDLALMLEGFFNSYMKLLLFNPDGFKIEELVGYILRRVDSLVDGLEGENPVASEEKVKELINKTKAFFKADAQDIKSIIKKMKHEISNLDHNQDLFVSLDVLESEAERESPRIPVIQGMLSNFKGEPSLDAYREAIAKFYHVKE, encoded by the coding sequence GTGAAGGAAAAAGAAAAAGCAATCATTGAAGCTGCGATCAAGTTATATGCGACTAAAGGATTTGCATCCACCTCAATCCAGGAAATCGTTACTGAAAGCGGAATCTCCAAGGGAGCATTCTATTTATACTTTAAATCAAAGGATGCTTTGTTGATCGCAATCCTTGAATATTACTTTGACTATATCGAAAAGAAGCTTGAAGCGTATGAGAAAGAACAGCTGCCTCCTAGAGAAAAATTCGCATTTCAGCTGACTGCGTTATTCACGACGATGCTTGAACATAAAGAATTCATTATCATGCAATCAAGAGAACAGGCAATTCCGCTGAATGAAGAGGTAAAGGAATTGATGATTCGCAAGTATTATGAAGCGCAAATGTATTATCAAAACAGTCTGCGTGCCATTTATGGAAAGAAAGCTGAACCGCACCTCTGGGATTTGGCTCTCATGCTAGAGGGATTTTTTAATTCATATATGAAGCTGTTGCTTTTCAATCCGGATGGCTTCAAGATCGAGGAACTAGTGGGATATATACTGAGAAGGGTCGATTCGCTGGTGGATGGTCTCGAGGGAGAAAATCCAGTCGCCTCTGAAGAAAAAGTGAAAGAATTGATCAATAAAACAAAAGCGTTTTTCAAGGCGGATGCTCAGGATATAAAATCGATTATTAAAAAGATGAAGCATGAAATCTCCAATCTTGATCATAATCAAGACTTATTCGTTTCGCTGGATGTGCTGGAGAGTGAGGCAGAAAGGGAATCACCGCGGATTCCAGTTATCCAGGGAATGTTATCGAACTTTAAGGGGGAACCATCGCTGGATGCATACAGAGAGGCAATCGCAAAGTTTTATCATGTAAAAGAATGA